The Nitrosopumilus cobalaminigenes genome contains a region encoding:
- a CDS encoding 2,5-diamino-6-(ribosylamino)-4(3H)-pyrimidinone 5'-phosphate reductase, which translates to MANSKPHVILSAAISIDGKISTRSGDSKLSSSEDFIRLHKLRSKVDGIIVGKNTVIKDNPLLTVRHTKGKNPVRIILDSKGNISSKSKILQTSKQIPTIIAVSKTISKSNLQKLNKFPVEVIITGEKSVNIKSLLKKLSAKDMNTLLVEGGGTINWEFIKQNLFDEMIITLSPYLIGGNNTISLVQGIGFDKISKSPHLRLKSIKRLKNHLVLNYLKV; encoded by the coding sequence ATGGCAAACTCTAAACCACATGTAATTTTAAGTGCTGCAATATCCATTGATGGAAAAATTTCAACTAGATCAGGGGATTCTAAATTATCTTCCTCTGAAGATTTTATTCGATTACATAAACTTAGGAGTAAAGTAGATGGAATTATTGTTGGAAAAAATACAGTGATAAAAGATAATCCTTTGTTAACTGTACGACATACTAAAGGAAAAAATCCTGTCCGAATAATTTTAGATTCTAAAGGTAATATCTCTTCTAAATCAAAAATATTACAAACATCAAAACAAATCCCTACAATAATAGCTGTGTCAAAAACTATTTCAAAATCAAATCTTCAAAAATTGAATAAATTTCCTGTAGAGGTAATTATAACAGGTGAAAAATCTGTTAACATCAAATCTCTATTGAAAAAACTCTCAGCTAAAGATATGAATACTCTATTGGTAGAAGGAGGTGGAACAATAAACTGGGAATTCATTAAGCAAAATCTTTTTGATGAAATGATAATCACCCTGTCACCTTATCTGATTGGAGGAAATAATACAATATCTCTTGTTCAAGGAATTGGATTTGATAAAATTTCAAAATCTCCCCATCTTCGTCTTAAATCTATCAAGAGGCTCAAAAATCATCTGGTTTTGAATTATCTCAAAGTGTAA
- a CDS encoding amidohydrolase family protein: MLIKNISILFGDNLDYVSKTDVRISNNKIKKISSKIQPITKEDSIDCSGLLMIPGFINAHTHIGDSIGKDVSLNKTVDEKIHPVFGAKSKILKNTSDENLGNFMKNTCYSMIRKGITTFVDFREGGLDGVNLLKKVTKEIPIRSIILGRMEFYQNSKEIKKNISFPSTKNTEFLNLLKKCDGIGVSGANENSTSVLNHYSKITKLKAIHSAETKQSTSTSKKVTGKSETIRALTLKPDFLVHMTYASKTDLQKSSKKTRGIVICPRANSALAEGIPDIELMQKSGCTLALGTDNVMINSPDMFREMDFIWKVTMGIHKKRIDAKEILKMATVNGGKILNKPIGVIQSGKIADCIFLDKHALDLEPMHDSHASIVHRASESTIKAVMIGGKLVHGKL, encoded by the coding sequence ATGTTAATAAAAAATATCAGCATACTATTTGGAGATAACTTAGATTATGTTTCAAAAACTGATGTTAGAATCTCTAATAACAAAATAAAAAAAATCAGCTCAAAAATTCAACCAATTACAAAAGAAGATTCTATAGATTGTTCTGGCCTTTTAATGATTCCTGGATTCATAAATGCTCATACCCACATTGGAGATTCAATAGGAAAAGATGTTTCATTAAACAAAACAGTAGATGAAAAAATCCATCCTGTATTTGGTGCAAAATCAAAAATTCTAAAAAATACTTCTGATGAAAATCTAGGAAATTTCATGAAAAATACTTGTTATTCTATGATTAGAAAGGGAATCACCACTTTTGTAGATTTTAGAGAAGGGGGATTAGATGGCGTTAATCTACTGAAAAAAGTTACAAAAGAAATACCTATTCGTTCAATTATTTTAGGACGGATGGAATTTTATCAAAATAGTAAGGAAATTAAAAAAAACATATCTTTTCCAAGCACAAAAAATACTGAATTTCTTAATTTATTGAAAAAATGTGATGGAATTGGTGTTAGTGGTGCAAATGAAAATAGTACTTCAGTTCTAAATCACTATTCAAAAATAACTAAACTAAAAGCAATTCATTCTGCTGAAACTAAACAAAGTACTAGTACATCCAAAAAAGTTACAGGAAAATCCGAAACAATTAGAGCATTAACACTAAAACCTGATTTTTTAGTTCATATGACTTATGCTTCAAAAACTGATCTTCAAAAATCTTCTAAAAAAACAAGAGGAATAGTAATTTGTCCAAGAGCCAATTCTGCTCTTGCAGAAGGAATTCCTGATATTGAATTAATGCAAAAATCAGGCTGTACGCTAGCTCTAGGCACGGATAATGTGATGATTAATTCTCCTGATATGTTTAGAGAAATGGATTTCATTTGGAAAGTAACTATGGGAATTCATAAAAAAAGAATTGATGCAAAAGAAATTCTTAAAATGGCTACTGTAAATGGTGGAAAAATTTTGAATAAACCAATTGGAGTTATTCAATCTGGAAAAATTGCAGATTGTATATTTCTAGATAAACATGCATTAGATTTAGAACCAATGCATGATTCACATGCATCAATTGTTCATAGAGCATCTGAATCTACCATCAAAGCTGTAATGATAGGAGGAAAGTTAGTTCATGGCAAACTCTAA
- a CDS encoding GTP cyclohydrolase IIa has translation MIQLSILKITEYGPWTLTLGSDREHELQMLQASLYKQVQKLFSDKNCIVFLNRADEFFVVSNGLTLEDHIQIQKILEKSFDVGLTISIGFGNTPFEANLKAYEGKKNKIILNTEHNIFGFVNETSDSEVSIMHLDVDDLTSRRKTDSPYEISSIIFELYSKMSNYFLEKNSLTFFMGGDNFMVVADNEAKNSVQDFINIVKNNDQISLNCGIGNAKSGREAVKLATKSLDTIREIRDSGKEKPEVYELSC, from the coding sequence ATGATTCAGCTAAGTATCTTAAAAATTACAGAATATGGTCCATGGACATTGACATTGGGCAGTGACAGAGAACATGAACTTCAAATGCTTCAAGCATCTCTCTATAAACAAGTTCAAAAATTATTTTCTGATAAAAACTGCATTGTATTTCTCAATCGGGCTGATGAATTTTTTGTTGTTTCAAATGGTCTTACTTTGGAGGATCATATTCAAATCCAAAAAATTCTTGAAAAATCATTTGATGTTGGTTTGACAATTTCAATTGGTTTTGGAAATACTCCATTTGAAGCAAATTTGAAAGCATATGAAGGAAAGAAAAATAAAATCATTTTAAACACAGAACATAATATTTTTGGATTTGTGAACGAAACATCTGATTCAGAAGTCTCAATAATGCATTTAGATGTAGATGATCTTACATCTAGAAGGAAAACAGATTCTCCTTATGAAATTTCATCGATAATTTTTGAATTGTATTCTAAGATGTCTAACTATTTTCTAGAAAAAAATTCTCTAACATTTTTTATGGGTGGTGATAATTTCATGGTAGTAGCAGATAATGAAGCAAAAAATTCTGTGCAAGATTTCATCAATATTGTAAAAAATAATGATCAAATTTCTTTGAATTGTGGAATTGGCAATGCAAAATCTGGACGAGAGGCTGTTAAATTAGCCACAAAATCACTTGATACTATAAGAGAAATTCGAGATTCAGGCAAGGAAAAACCTGAAGTTTATGAATTATCATGTTAA
- the ribH gene encoding 6,7-dimethyl-8-ribityllumazine synthase, with translation MNIAIVSSEFNEEVTSRMLAIAKEKAELLKLKITHTCVVPGAYDMPIIVDALLNKKDVDAVVTLGAIIKGQTKHDEVISHAAAQALTDLSLKYKKPVSLGISGPGMQERHAYARIRPVAERAVEAVVKISDELKRIQK, from the coding sequence TTGAATATTGCAATAGTATCTTCTGAATTCAATGAGGAAGTGACGTCTAGGATGCTTGCAATAGCTAAAGAAAAAGCAGAATTATTGAAATTAAAAATTACTCATACTTGTGTGGTTCCAGGAGCCTATGATATGCCTATAATTGTGGATGCTTTATTGAACAAAAAAGATGTTGATGCTGTAGTCACTTTGGGTGCTATCATTAAGGGTCAAACAAAACATGATGAAGTCATTTCTCATGCAGCAGCACAGGCATTAACTGATCTATCGTTAAAATACAAAAAACCCGTTTCTTTAGGCATTTCAGGACCAGGAATGCAGGAGAGACATGCATATGCTAGAATTAGACCTGTCGCAGAACGTGCAGTAGAGGCTGTAGTAAAAATCTCTGATGAACTAAAAAGGATTCAAAAATGA
- the ribB gene encoding 3,4-dihydroxy-2-butanone-4-phosphate synthase: MTLESALQSLKRGEFVLLFDSAGRENEIDMVVAAEFVTPEHVARMRQHAGGLLCIAIDNNFATSLDLQYMHEILSESSISNKEMIMGLAPYGDHPTFSLSVNHYQTYTGITDKDRALTISEMAKIHNVENKQKKFASSFKTPGHVPLLIASKGLLAARQGHTEMSVYLAQVAGLTPVTAICEMMDAETYTALSVDKAEKFAKQNGIPLIDGKELLEYAKVN; this comes from the coding sequence ATGACTCTTGAATCTGCATTACAATCATTAAAACGTGGAGAATTTGTTTTATTGTTTGATTCTGCTGGTAGAGAAAATGAAATTGATATGGTAGTAGCTGCAGAATTTGTAACTCCTGAACATGTAGCAAGAATGCGTCAACATGCTGGGGGATTATTGTGTATTGCAATTGATAATAATTTTGCAACCTCTTTAGATTTACAATATATGCATGAAATTCTTTCAGAATCCTCCATTTCAAATAAAGAAATGATTATGGGATTAGCGCCTTATGGTGATCATCCAACTTTTTCATTGTCTGTAAACCATTATCAGACATACACCGGAATCACCGATAAAGATAGAGCGTTGACAATTAGTGAAATGGCTAAAATCCATAATGTTGAAAATAAACAGAAAAAATTTGCATCATCATTCAAGACCCCTGGACATGTTCCGTTGTTAATCGCCTCAAAAGGATTATTGGCAGCACGTCAAGGTCATACAGAAATGTCAGTTTACTTAGCTCAAGTAGCTGGTTTGACTCCTGTTACAGCAATTTGTGAAATGATGGATGCTGAAACTTATACCGCATTATCTGTTGATAAGGCAGAAAAATTTGCAAAACAAAATGGAATTCCATTAATTGATGGAAAAGAATTGTTAGAATACGCTAAGGTGAATTAG
- a CDS encoding riboflavin synthase, with amino-acid sequence MFTGIVEGIGKVEKISRNTKNRSAIQMTVNLGKYGKGLKIGQSVALNGVCLTATKLSKNSCIFEMIEETTKKTDLGNLTVGGVVNIERSLKAGDRLEGHFVLGHVDGVAIIKKILKKPKEVQVWFEVPKKLSKFVVKKGSIAVDGISLTVTDIKNSLASVSLIPHTIDVTNFHTKKVGDKVNIETDILGKYILK; translated from the coding sequence ATGTTTACAGGTATTGTTGAAGGAATTGGTAAAGTAGAAAAAATATCGCGCAATACAAAAAATCGAAGTGCTATTCAAATGACTGTAAATCTAGGAAAATATGGAAAGGGTTTAAAAATTGGACAGAGCGTTGCTCTAAATGGAGTTTGTCTTACAGCAACAAAACTTTCAAAAAATAGCTGTATTTTTGAAATGATTGAAGAAACAACAAAAAAAACTGATCTTGGAAATTTAACAGTTGGTGGAGTTGTAAACATTGAACGTAGTTTGAAAGCAGGGGATAGACTTGAAGGACATTTTGTTTTAGGTCATGTTGATGGAGTGGCAATTATCAAAAAAATTCTAAAAAAACCTAAAGAAGTACAAGTTTGGTTTGAAGTTCCAAAAAAATTATCAAAGTTTGTAGTCAAAAAAGGTTCTATTGCAGTTGATGGAATTAGTTTGACTGTTACTGATATCAAAAATTCTCTTGCATCCGTTTCATTGATTCCTCATACGATTGATGTTACTAATTTTCATACCAAGAAAGTAGGCGATAAAGTTAATATTGAAACTGACATCCTTGGAAAATACATTCTAAAATAA
- a CDS encoding tetratricopeptide repeat protein encodes MIDLLDPSNVITRLFDAEKFDEMYNYCKELLENNPNDMLALQNISLSLIYLKKFDESIDYCNKVLEIKNSDIYALKNKIFALENLKQYEQVIKFCKQILSIDSKDIWALNSLGIALNELDRHKEALECYDTSLLIDSKDITALMNKANSLSHLGNYQDAIHYYDQAQMIDSKLKELPLAKSKLFEKLGMSDDAFLAAQGILNKDMEKIKNEAKENKCSVFHQFCNDEFEKSN; translated from the coding sequence ATGATAGATCTCCTTGATCCTTCAAATGTAATTACTAGGTTGTTTGATGCTGAAAAATTTGATGAGATGTATAATTATTGTAAGGAATTACTTGAAAATAATCCAAATGATATGCTTGCACTTCAAAATATCTCATTATCTTTGATTTATTTAAAAAAATTTGATGAATCTATTGATTATTGCAATAAAGTTTTAGAAATAAAAAATTCTGATATTTATGCTCTAAAAAATAAGATATTTGCTCTTGAAAATTTAAAACAATATGAACAAGTAATAAAATTCTGTAAACAAATTCTTTCGATTGATTCAAAGGATATTTGGGCTCTAAACAGTCTGGGAATTGCATTAAATGAGTTAGACAGACACAAGGAAGCCTTAGAATGTTATGACACATCTCTTCTAATAGATTCTAAAGATATTACGGCATTAATGAATAAAGCTAATTCTCTTAGTCATCTTGGAAATTATCAAGATGCCATCCATTATTATGATCAGGCTCAAATGATCGATTCAAAATTAAAAGAATTACCTCTTGCAAAATCCAAATTATTTGAAAAATTAGGTATGAGTGATGACGCATTTTTAGCCGCACAGGGAATTTTAAACAAAGACATGGAAAAAATAAAAAATGAGGCTAAAGAAAACAAATGTTCTGTTTTTCATCAATTTTGTAATGATGAATTTGAAAAATCAAACTAA
- a CDS encoding response regulator, giving the protein MSKSVIVIDDDEDTVRLFSEFLEEHDINVIGNGFDGVTAVKLFKETKPDVVLIDLNMPNGSGFYAIKKIQDINPKARIIAVTADGSFATEEKLEKLNIPLIQKPFKMDQIISIIKN; this is encoded by the coding sequence ATGTCTAAATCAGTAATTGTAATTGATGATGATGAAGATACAGTTAGATTATTCAGTGAATTTCTTGAAGAACATGATATCAACGTAATTGGAAATGGATTTGATGGTGTTACTGCTGTTAAATTATTCAAGGAAACTAAACCTGATGTTGTTTTAATCGATTTGAATATGCCTAATGGAAGTGGATTTTATGCAATAAAAAAAATTCAAGACATTAATCCAAAAGCACGAATTATTGCTGTTACTGCTGATGGAAGTTTTGCGACTGAAGAAAAATTAGAAAAACTCAACATCCCTCTTATTCAAAAACCATTCAAAATGGATCAAATAATTTCTATCATTAAAAACTAA
- a CDS encoding transcriptional regulator has product MGGIDRMIASALSSEIKKELDLDILKKTERELFLEHGMSIKLSIEHFHKFSSVLRKNSSIDVKKFEKDCIGKILKIKKKDDKFLVTIINSDLRDLILELFGEVETRKIISSLLENEYTIPQILKESKVPKTSGYRKIENLILHGLIIESGKVLSESKKISKLQCVFQEMKLDIKKEKIGVIGVVNKKMFEKSTSMKVIIESLE; this is encoded by the coding sequence ATGGGTGGTATTGACAGGATGATTGCATCTGCATTATCATCTGAAATCAAAAAAGAATTAGATTTAGACATTCTGAAAAAAACTGAACGGGAGTTATTTTTGGAGCATGGTATGTCAATCAAGTTATCAATTGAGCATTTTCATAAATTTTCAAGTGTTTTGAGAAAAAATTCATCAATAGATGTTAAAAAATTTGAAAAAGATTGCATTGGTAAAATTCTCAAGATAAAGAAGAAAGATGATAAATTTTTAGTTACAATAATTAATTCAGATTTAAGAGATTTAATCTTAGAATTATTTGGAGAAGTGGAAACTAGAAAAATCATTTCGTCTCTTTTAGAGAATGAATATACTATTCCACAAATTCTTAAAGAATCCAAAGTTCCAAAGACATCAGGATATAGAAAGATAGAAAATTTAATTCTTCATGGATTAATCATTGAATCAGGGAAAGTACTCAGTGAAAGTAAAAAAATATCTAAATTACAATGTGTTTTTCAAGAAATGAAATTAGATATCAAGAAAGAAAAAATTGGAGTTATCGGAGTAGTAAATAAAAAAATGTTTGAGAAAAGCACCAGTATGAAAGTAATAATTGAATCTCTTGAATAA
- a CDS encoding HpcH/HpaI aldolase/citrate lyase family protein — MTQLFRSLIFVPGNNPRFLEKAKDLQADIVCFDLEDSVPDDEKSNARKLIKTALKSRKLYKSSIFVRTNSPSSGKIPTDLKEIVQKGIDGVVIPKVNNIKEMKKIEKILSSLEKTRKLKPIQIIPSIESAEGVVNTYEIGSFGKRVSAVVFGVFDLLNDLGVEYTKNSEGEKYSRRKISVDAHAAGVVVIDAIWQDLKDLKGLEKDCKLGKSLGYTGKSIIHPDQIPIVHKLFHPNKSEISWAEKVCKIYLESTKKGKGATTVEGKMIDEVHYKQAKALLDLVK; from the coding sequence ATGACTCAGCTCTTTCGTAGTCTCATTTTTGTACCCGGTAACAACCCAAGGTTTCTTGAAAAAGCTAAGGATCTCCAAGCTGACATTGTTTGCTTTGATTTAGAAGACTCTGTTCCAGATGATGAAAAATCTAATGCTCGAAAACTAATCAAAACTGCATTAAAATCTAGAAAATTATACAAATCTTCTATATTTGTGAGAACAAACTCTCCAAGTTCTGGCAAAATTCCAACTGATCTTAAAGAAATTGTACAAAAAGGAATTGATGGAGTTGTAATCCCTAAAGTAAACAATATCAAAGAAATGAAAAAAATTGAAAAAATTCTTTCTAGTTTGGAAAAAACTCGAAAACTAAAACCAATACAAATTATTCCATCTATTGAATCTGCTGAGGGTGTAGTGAACACGTATGAAATTGGATCTTTTGGAAAGAGAGTATCTGCAGTAGTTTTCGGAGTTTTTGATTTATTGAATGATTTAGGTGTTGAATATACTAAAAATTCTGAAGGTGAAAAATATTCTAGAAGAAAAATATCTGTAGATGCTCATGCTGCAGGAGTCGTAGTAATTGATGCTATTTGGCAAGATCTAAAAGATCTAAAGGGGTTGGAAAAAGACTGTAAATTGGGAAAAAGTCTAGGTTACACAGGAAAAAGTATCATACATCCTGATCAAATTCCCATAGTCCACAAATTGTTTCATCCAAACAAAAGTGAGATATCTTGGGCTGAAAAAGTATGCAAAATTTACCTTGAATCAACAAAAAAAGGTAAAGGCGCTACTACTGTAGAGGGTAAAATGATTGATGAGGTTCATTACAAGCAAGCAAAAGCCTTACTCGATCTGGTAAAATAG
- a CDS encoding zinc-binding dehydrogenase: MKAVVYNEYAPDDNYAKILKVQDIDEPKPKSDEVIFTNKASALNYNDIWGMRGVPVAVPLPHVSGSDVAGDVIAVGEDVTNFKVGDRVVSHSNLSCRVCKACTDGREFDCVKRQVWGFQTGPLWGAYSEQIHLPEVNVSKIPEGVSYDDAAAASMTLLTSWHMLVGRAKIQPGQTVLIMGGGSGVGSFGIQIAKLYNCDVIATASPDKLDKCKELGADYAVDHRQDGWSKEVFKISKEIAKTKGEAPGIDVAFDHIGQTHFNKQLQLLKYGASLVSCGATTGYDAQIDLRHIFFKGINVLGSTQGTKAELDQGLYWMGQGKIKAAIDSTYTFEQAAEAHTKMLTGKGMFGKIIMKPEGA, from the coding sequence ATGAAAGCAGTTGTATACAATGAATATGCACCAGATGATAATTATGCTAAGATCCTTAAAGTCCAGGATATAGATGAACCAAAACCAAAATCAGATGAGGTAATTTTTACCAATAAAGCATCTGCCCTAAATTATAACGATATTTGGGGAATGAGAGGAGTACCAGTTGCAGTTCCTCTTCCACACGTTTCAGGTTCTGATGTAGCTGGAGATGTAATCGCCGTAGGTGAAGATGTAACAAATTTCAAAGTTGGAGACAGAGTTGTATCTCACTCAAATCTTTCATGCAGAGTTTGTAAAGCATGTACTGATGGACGAGAATTTGATTGTGTCAAAAGACAAGTTTGGGGTTTCCAAACTGGACCTCTATGGGGAGCATATTCTGAACAAATCCATTTACCAGAAGTTAATGTTTCAAAAATTCCTGAAGGAGTTTCATATGATGATGCAGCAGCTGCATCCATGACACTTCTTACTTCCTGGCACATGCTGGTAGGAAGAGCAAAAATTCAACCAGGTCAAACAGTACTCATTATGGGTGGTGGTTCTGGAGTTGGAAGCTTTGGAATTCAAATTGCCAAGTTGTATAACTGTGACGTAATTGCAACTGCAAGTCCTGACAAACTAGACAAATGTAAAGAATTAGGTGCTGATTATGCAGTTGATCATAGACAAGACGGTTGGAGTAAAGAAGTCTTTAAAATTTCAAAAGAAATTGCAAAAACAAAAGGTGAAGCACCTGGAATTGATGTTGCATTTGATCATATTGGTCAAACCCACTTCAACAAACAATTACAGTTGTTAAAGTATGGTGCATCTCTTGTTTCATGTGGTGCTACAACAGGTTATGACGCACAAATAGATCTTAGACACATATTCTTCAAAGGAATTAATGTCTTGGGTTCTACACAAGGAACTAAAGCTGAACTTGATCAAGGTCTATATTGGATGGGCCAAGGCAAGATCAAAGCTGCAATTGACTCTACATACACATTTGAGCAAGCAGCAGAGGCTCACACAAAGATGTTAACCGGAAAAGGTATGTTCGGTAAAATCATCATGAAGCCTGAAGGCGCTTAG
- a CDS encoding DNA-binding protein translates to MDFPDSNEPPIDNTNHELAAQKEQILKQVLTPEARSRLNNIKMVKPELSDMVEQYLIGMATQGKLPGQINDDQLKQILLSTQQPKRDFKINRV, encoded by the coding sequence ATGGATTTTCCGGATTCTAACGAACCACCCATCGATAACACTAATCATGAATTAGCTGCTCAAAAAGAACAAATTCTAAAACAAGTTCTAACCCCTGAAGCTAGAAGTAGACTAAATAATATCAAAATGGTAAAACCTGAGTTATCTGATATGGTTGAACAATATTTGATCGGTATGGCAACTCAAGGCAAGTTACCTGGACAAATCAATGACGATCAATTAAAGCAAATTTTGCTCTCTACACAGCAACCAAAACGTGATTTTAAGATAAATCGAGTATAA
- a CDS encoding 30S ribosomal protein S19e — translation MAKVYDVPADVLIGRLSSALKNEDIPAPSWIPFVKTGAHADKPPQDREWWYTRCASILRKIYLNGPIGINALRNDYGGGKPSGYGAAHHKDAGGAIIRNAIQGLEKLGYLEKVEKKGRIVSKQGMQKLDRLSTEILKELIVENPQLKVYS, via the coding sequence ATGGCAAAGGTATACGATGTACCAGCAGATGTATTGATAGGTAGACTGTCTTCCGCATTAAAGAATGAAGATATTCCTGCACCATCATGGATCCCATTTGTCAAAACTGGAGCTCATGCAGACAAGCCTCCACAAGATAGAGAATGGTGGTATACTAGATGTGCATCAATTTTGAGAAAAATTTACCTTAATGGCCCTATTGGAATTAACGCTTTAAGAAATGATTATGGTGGTGGTAAACCATCAGGATATGGAGCTGCTCATCACAAAGATGCTGGTGGTGCAATTATTAGAAATGCAATTCAAGGATTAGAAAAACTTGGTTATCTTGAAAAAGTTGAGAAGAAAGGTAGAATTGTTTCTAAACAAGGAATGCAAAAACTCGATAGATTATCAACAGAAATTCTTAAAGAACTAATTGTTGAGAATCCTCAATTGAAAGTATATTCTTAG
- a CDS encoding RNase P subunit gives MEILIENAICNARKNPELSQRQASIARRISTRHKIRMPYNLRMVFCKKCKSFIAPGINSRIRLGRTSVKSIRITCNLCGHTYRKIISQ, from the coding sequence ATGGAAATCCTTATTGAAAATGCAATTTGTAATGCAAGGAAAAATCCTGAACTCTCTCAGAGACAAGCATCCATTGCTAGAAGAATAAGTACCAGACACAAAATCCGAATGCCATATAATCTCAGAATGGTTTTTTGCAAAAAATGTAAATCTTTTATTGCGCCTGGAATAAATTCTCGAATTCGTTTAGGTAGAACATCTGTCAAGTCGATCAGAATTACTTGCAACTTGTGTGGGCATACTTATCGCAAAATTATATCTCAATGA
- a CDS encoding ribosome biogenesis protein, whose product MISLILSESSLELIPSELRHHPSVVSHARKLGKSPSEILLDNSWHFAAMKGIDNEMKRGRPDLVHFSILEATTIPLYLKNKMKLYVHTVDGRVISFGKNVHIPKSYHRFEGVIEKLYQEEKVTTKDNDVLLEIKDKTFQELIEEINPSKVIGFSTNGTLSTYEKIAKEIDDDTCIVVGGFQKGHFSDSIENKITDLYSVGNESFEGHVVVARMLYEYEKTIFM is encoded by the coding sequence ATGATTTCATTAATCTTATCTGAATCGTCATTAGAACTAATTCCTTCTGAATTAAGACATCATCCATCAGTTGTCTCACATGCAAGAAAACTTGGAAAAAGTCCATCAGAAATTTTACTAGATAATTCATGGCATTTTGCAGCTATGAAAGGAATTGATAATGAAATGAAAAGAGGGAGGCCTGATCTTGTACATTTTTCAATATTAGAAGCTACAACTATTCCATTATATCTAAAAAATAAAATGAAACTTTATGTTCATACAGTTGATGGTAGAGTAATCTCTTTTGGCAAAAATGTACACATTCCAAAATCATATCATAGATTTGAAGGTGTAATAGAAAAATTATATCAAGAAGAAAAAGTTACTACAAAAGATAATGATGTTCTGTTAGAAATTAAAGACAAGACATTTCAAGAATTAATTGAGGAGATCAACCCATCAAAAGTAATTGGTTTTTCAACAAATGGCACTCTTAGCACATATGAAAAAATTGCCAAAGAGATTGATGATGACACTTGTATCGTAGTTGGAGGATTCCAAAAGGGACATTTTTCTGATTCAATTGAAAACAAAATCACAGATCTCTATTCTGTTGGAAATGAATCATTTGAAGGACATGTTGTAGTTGCTAGAATGCTCTATGAGTATGAAAAAACCATTTTTATGTAG